A genomic segment from Capra hircus breed San Clemente chromosome 15, ASM170441v1, whole genome shotgun sequence encodes:
- the LOC102176348 gene encoding olfactory receptor 5F1-like: MAGSSTSSIQDHFLARKNYTVLTEFILLGLADSLELQITLFCLFSVIYTLTVVGNVGMILLIRIDSQLHTPMYFFLANLSFVDVCYSSTITPKMLVDLLSEKKSISFAGCFLQMYFFIALATTECILFGLMAHDRYVAICNPLLYSLIMSRTVCLKMAAGAFTAGLLNSMVLTSCISSFPFCSSNVIHHFFCDSPPLFKLSCSDTRLHESIVSTFAGVNIVGSLLVILTSYCYILFSIFRMHAGEGRRKAFSTCASHLTAIILFYSTSIYTYLRPSSSCSLTQDKVASVFYTVVIPMLNPLIYSLWNREVKKALWNVITMKWIPSFL, translated from the exons ATGGCTGGCTCGTCGACCTCTTCGATACAAGATCACTTCT TGGCCAGAAAAAATTATACTGTGCTCACTGAGTTCATCCTGTTGGGCTTAGCAGACTCACTAGAGTTACAGATTAccctattttgccttttttctgtgatttataCACTTACAGTTGTGGGGAATGTTGGAATGATTCTCCTAATCAGAATTGATTCTCAGCTTCACACGcccatgtatttcttcctggctAACCTGTCCTTTGTGGATGTTTGTTATTCATCCACCATCACCCCAAAGATGCTGGTAGATCTATTATCAGAAAAGAAGTCCATCTCCTTTGCTGGCTGCTTTCTGCAGATGTATTTCTTTATAGCCTTGGCCACAACTGAATGCATCCTTTTTGGGTTAATGGCCcatgaccgctatgtggccatatGCAACCCTCTCCTTTACTCCTTGATCATGTCCAGGACCGTCTGCCTGAAAATGGCAGCAGGGGCTTTTACAGCAGGACTGTTGAACTCCATGGTTCTCACAAGTTGTATAAGCAGCTTTCCTTTCTGCAGTTCCAATGTCATCCATCACTTCTTCTGTGACAGTCCCCCACTTTTTAAGCTCTCATGTTCTGACACACGCCTGCATGAAAGTATTGTGTCTACTTTTGCTGGTGTGAATATCGTTGGAAGTCTGCTGGTGATCCTCACCTCCTACTGCTacattctcttctccatcttCCGCATGCAtgcaggggaggggaggcgcAAAGCCTTCTCCACGTGTGCGTCTCACCTGACAGCCATCATTCTGTTCTATTCCACCTCCATCTACACTTACCTCAGACCTTCCTCCAGCTGCTCCCTGACTCAGGACAAAGTGGCTTCCGTATTCTACACAGTGGTCATCCCCATGTTGAATCCTCTGATCTACAGCCTCTGGAACAGGGAAGTGAAGAAGGCTTTATGGAATGTGATTACTATGAAATGGATTCCTTCATTTCTGTGA
- the LOC102175782 gene encoding LOW QUALITY PROTEIN: olfactory receptor 5T1-like (The sequence of the model RefSeq protein was modified relative to this genomic sequence to represent the inferred CDS: deleted 1 base in 1 codon): MKTEMSGLPSGLDLYRIQIKNRTEVTMFILMGFTDDSEMQIFLFLLFLAIYLFTMIGNLGLVFLVVMDSRLHNPMYYFLTALSFLDACYSSVITPQMLINFLSENKTISLLGCATQMFLFLTCGTTECFILAAMAYDRYVAICNPLLYLVTMSPRVYGPLIISCYVVGILHATLHTVATFTLSFCASNEIRHVFCDIPPLLAISCSDTRMNQLLVFYFAGSIEISTILIVLISYGFILLAILRMCSAEGRRKVFSTCGSHLTGVSIFHGMVLFMYVRPSSTYALDHDMIVSVFYTIIIPMLNPIIYSLRNKDVKEAMKKVFGKNWFINKVYFSH; this comes from the exons atgaaaactgagatGTCAGGGTTACCATCAGGTTTAGACTTATACAGGATTCAGATAAAAAATAGGACTGAGGTCACCATGTTTATACTGATGGGCTTTACAGATGATTCAGAGATgcaaatctttctctttttactaTTTCTAGCAATCTATCTTTTTACAATGATAGGAAATTTGGGGTTGGTTTTCTTGGTCGTTATGGATTCCCGGCTCCACAACCCCATGTACTATTTTCTGACAGCATTATCATTCTTGGATGCTTGCTATTCTTCTGTTATCACCCCCCAAATGCTGATCAATTTCCTATCAGAGAATAAAACCATT TCCCTTCTTGGATGTGCCACACAgatgtttctctttcttacttgtGGGACTACAGAGTGCTTCATCTTGGCCgcaatggcctatgaccgctatgtaGCCATCTGCAATCCTCTCCTGTATTTAGTTACAATGTCACCCAGAGTCTATGGGCCACTTATAATTTCCTGCTATGTTGTTGGTATCTTGCATGCTACTTTACACACAGTGGCTACTTTTACCCTATCCTTCTGTGCCTCCAATGAAATCAGACATGTCTTCTGTGACATCCCTCCCCTCCTTGCTATTTCTTGCTCTGATACTCGCATGAACCAGCTTCTAGTTTTCTATTTTGCAGGCTCTATTGAGATATCCACCATATTGATTGTCCTGATCTCCTATGGCTTCATCCTGCTGGCCATTCTGAGGATGTGTTCTGCTGAAGGGAGAAGGAAGGTCTTTTCTACCTGTGGCTCTCACCTAACTGGAGTGTCCATTTTTCATGGTATGGTTCTCTTCATGTACGTGAGACCCAGTTCCACTTATGCCTTGGATCATGACATGATTGTGTCTGTATTTTACACCATCATAATTCCCATGCTGAATCCCATCATCTATAGTTTGAGGAACAAAGATGTCAAAGAGGCGATGAAGAAAGTGTTTGGGAAAAATTGGTTTATCAATAAAGTATACTTTTCACACTAA
- the LOC102176060 gene encoding olfactory receptor 5F1-like, which translates to MARKNYTLLTEFILLGLADSREQQVFLFFFFSVIYTVTVVGNVGMILLIRADSRLHTPMYFFLANLSFVDVCYSSTITPKMLVDLLSEKKSISFAGCFLQMYFFIALATTECILFGLMAHDRYVAICNPLLYSLIMSRTVCLKMAAGAFTAGLLNSVVNTSCVSSLPFCSSNVIHHFFCDSPPLFKLSCSDTHLHESILSTFAGVNMVGALLVILTSYCYILFSIFRMHAGEGRRKAFSTCASHLTAIMLFYSTSIYTYLRPSSSYSLTQDKVASIFYTVVIPMLNPLIYSLRNKEVKMALWNVITRKMVPSLLGLFGEFSALNRVH; encoded by the coding sequence ATGGCCAGAAAAAATTATACTCTGCTGACTGAGTTCATCCTGTTGGGCTTAGCAGACTCACGGGAGCAGcaggttttcctctttttctttttttctgtgatttacaCAGTGACAGTTGTGGGGAATGTTGGGATGATCCTCTTAATCAGAGCAGATTCCCGACTTCACacacccatgtacttcttcctggcTAACCTGTCCTTTGTGGATGTTTGTTATTCATCCACCATCACCCCAAAGATGCTGGTAGATCTATTATCAGAGAAGAAATCCATCTCCTTTGCTGGCTGCTTTCTGCAGATGTATTTCTTTATAGCCTTGGCCACAACTGAATGCATCCTTTTTGGGTTAATGGCCcatgaccgctatgtggccatatGCAACCCTCTCCTTTACTCCTTGATCATGTCCAGGACCGTCTGCCTGAAAATGGCAGCAGGGGCTTTTACAGCAGGACTGTTGAACTCTGTGGTGAACACCAGTTGTGTAAGCAGCTTGCCATTCTGCAGTTCCAATGTCATTCATCACTTCTTCTGTGACAGTCCCCCACTTTTTAAGCTCTCATGTTCTGACACACACCTGCATGAAAGCATCTTGTCCACATTTGCTGGTGTGAATATGGTTGGGGCTCTGCTGGTGATCCTCACCTCCTACTGCTacattctcttctccatcttCCGCATGCAtgcaggggaggggaggcgcAAAGCCTTCTCCACGTGTGCGTCTCACCTGACAGCCATCATGCTGTTCTATTCCACCTCCATCTACACTTATCTCAGACCTTCCTCCAGCTACTCCCTGACTCAGGACAAAGTGGCTTCCATATTCTACACAGTGGTCATCCCCATGTTGAACCCTCTGATCTACAGCCTCAGGAATAAGGAAGTAAAGATGGCTTTATGGAATGTAATTACTAGGAAAATGGTCCCTTCACTTCTGGGATTGTTTGGTGAATTTTCTGCATTAAATAGAGTACATTGA
- the LOC102173589 gene encoding olfactory receptor 10AG1-like, whose amino-acid sequence MQSRNVNLEREDNLKITETNLTLMMDFVLLGFTDIPQFQWFLFGIFLVIYAIILLGNGTIILITRVDATLQTPMYFFLSNFSFLEICYVSITLPRMLMDLCTQKGTISFLTCATQMCFFLMLGAAECFLLAVMAYDRCVAICDPLHYPLVMCPEVCVGLVVASWIGGVPVQIGQTCQIFSLPFCGSNTINHFFCDIPPLLKLACGDIFVNEMVVYIFGIMFVTVPFLLILGFYIRIISAILKLPANTGRTKAFSTCSSHITVVLLFYGSATVTYLKPKSNQHEGIDKLISLFYTILTPMFNPIIYSLRNKDVRKAMRKFLP is encoded by the coding sequence ATGCAGTCAAGAAATGTAAATTTAGAGAGAGAAGATAATTTGAAAATTACAGAAACAAATCTCACTCTCATGATGGACTTTGTCCTCTTGGGTTTCACTGATATTCCCCAATTTCAGTGGTTTCTTTTTGGGATATTCTTAGTCATCTACGCGATTATCCTGTTGGGGAATGGCACCATAATTCTAATAACCAGAGTAGATGCCACTCTTCAGACGCCCATGTATTTTTTCCTCAGCAATTTTTCCTTCCTAGAAATCTGTTATGTATCCATCACTCTTCCCAGGATGCTCATGGACCTTTGCACCCAGAAAGGaaccatttcttttttaacttgtgCTACACAAATGTGCTTCTTCCTTATGCTGGGAGCCGCTGAGTGCTTCCTCCTGGCCGTGATGGCCTACGACCGCTGTGTGGCCATCTGTGACCCTCTGCACTATCCCCTGGTCATGTGCCCCGAGGTCTGCGTCGGGCTGGTGGTTGCCTCCTGGATTGGTGGTGTTCCAGTCCAGATAGGCCAAACATGCCAgattttctctctgcctttctgtgGCTCCAACACAATCAATCATTTCTTCTGTGACATTCCACCATTATTAAAACTGGCTTGCGGAGACATCTTTGTGAATGAGATGGTGGTCTATATATTTGGTATAATGTTTGTCACTGTTCCCTTTTTGCTGATACTTGGATTCTATATCAGAATTATCTCCGCCATCCTGAAGTTGCCAGCAAACACAGGACGGACCAAAGCTTTCTCCACTTGCTCTTCCCACATCACTGTTGTACTTTTATTCTATGGATCAGCCACTGTCACCTACTTAAAGCCTAAATCGAATCAGCATGAAGGTATAGACAAACTGATATCTCTTTTCTACACCATTTTGACTCCAATGTTCAATCCTATCATATATAGTCTGCGGAACAAAGACGTTAGAAAGGCAATGAGAAAATTTCTTCCCTAA
- the LOC106501745 gene encoding olfactory receptor 5T1-like: MSGPLSDLDLYRVQVKNVTEITMFILMGFTADFDVQIFLFLLFLATYLFTLIGNLGLVSLVIVDSRLHNPMYYFLSVLSFLDACCSSVVTPKMIVNFLVENKTISYLECVTQTLLLVTFGTTECFLLAAMAYDRYVAIYNPLLYSVSMAPRVYVPLIIASYVGGILHAAVHTVATFSLSFCASSEIRHVFCDIPPLLAISCSDTHTNQLLLFCLVGSIEMVTVLIVLISYGLILLAILRMRSAEGRRKVFSTCGSHLTGVSIYHGTILFMYLRPSSSYALDHDMIVSIFYSIVIPMLNPVIYSLRNKDVKEAIRRVFGKKSVCS, encoded by the coding sequence atgTCAGGGCCACTATCAGATTTAGATTTATACAGGGTTCAggtaaaaaatgtgactgaaattACCATGTTTATATTGATGGGGTTTACAGCTGATTTTGACGttcaaatttttctatttttactatTTCTAGCAACCTATCTTTTTACACTGATAGGGAATTTGGGATTGGTTTCCTTGGTCATTGTGGATTCCAGGCTCCACAATCCTATGTACTATTTTCTGAGTGTGTTATCATTCTTGGATGCCTGCTGTTCTTCAGTTGTCACTCCAAAAATGATAGTCAATTTCCTGgtggaaaataaaactatttcataTCTTGAGTGTGTAACACAGACACTTCTTTTAGTTACTTTTGGGACCACAGAGTGCTTTCTTCTGGCTGCAATGGCCTATgatcgctatgtggccatctACAACCCCCTCCTGTATTCAGTCAGCATGGCTCCCAGAGTCTACGTGCCACTCATCATTGCTTCCTATGTGGGTGGCATCTTGCATGCTGCTGTACACACAGTGGCCACTTTCAGCCTCTCCTTCTGTGCCTCCAGTGAAATCAGACACGTCTTCTGTGACATCCCTCCCCTCCTCGCTATTTCTTGCTCTGACACTCACACGAACCAGCTTCTGCTCTTCTGCCTTGTGGGCTCTATTGAGATGGTCACTGTCCTGATTGTCCTGATCTCCTATGGCCTCATCCTGCTGGCCATTCTGAGGATGCGTTCtgctgaaggcagaaggaaagtcTTTTCTACATGTGGCTCTCACCTAACTGGAGTGTCCATTTACCATGGGACCATCCTCTTCATGTACTTGAGACCAAGTTCCAGCTATGCTTTAGACCATGACATGATTGTGTCAATATTTTATAGCATTGTGATTCCCATGCTAAATCCTGTCATCTACAGTTTAAGGAACAAAGATGTCAAAGAGGCAATCAGAAGAGTGTTTGGGAAAAAATCAGTTTGTTCATAA